A window from Nevskia ramosa DSM 11499 encodes these proteins:
- a CDS encoding phosphoenolpyruvate carboxykinase (ATP): MDDQKSAATSFQADLEKLFGLKSVTYKYELSKEQLFHEAIANDRGRVSRDGPSDAQKAFATKLGVAGPLVFYTDPDCTGRRTKDTFAVKWPEVADEIWFKADLTPYDPTKYEGLLKRVVAHLNDKKATLYVKDLFMGSDADFAVPYRFVGEYATHAFFCDNMFPKNLPGVKDVDARRWTMLNVPSYVCEPERDGSRSEAAVIIDTKNQICIVAGRADYCGVNKKTIFTVGNYLLPKQGRLSMHCSANVGAKGDGAILFGLSGTGKTTLSADASRRLIGDDETIWSDNGLCNLEGGCYAKLINLDKSAEPVIAEALSKPGTIIENVPPLPGKTMAECHPDELDLNDGSLAENTRFSYPLSVVPNVMPNGQGPHPETIVLLTADAFGVLPPISILEPEDVMYHFVSGFTARVAGTEVGVTEPQPTFSACFGGPFMAHKPNVYAKLLAEKMTKHKARCILLNTGWSGGQYGTGKRMSLKVTRALLNAALNGELDGVETETQPILNLKMPKSCPGVDAAILNPRNTWTDKEGYDATATKLRDMFRKNFETKGFAAFGIEPRI, encoded by the coding sequence ATGGATGATCAGAAAAGCGCCGCGACGAGCTTCCAGGCTGACCTCGAGAAGCTGTTCGGTCTCAAGTCCGTCACCTACAAGTACGAACTGAGCAAGGAACAGCTGTTCCACGAGGCGATCGCCAACGATCGTGGCCGCGTCTCGCGCGACGGCCCCTCGGATGCCCAGAAGGCGTTTGCGACCAAGCTCGGCGTTGCCGGCCCGCTGGTTTTCTACACTGATCCGGATTGCACCGGCCGCCGCACCAAGGACACCTTCGCCGTGAAGTGGCCGGAAGTGGCGGACGAGATATGGTTCAAGGCCGATCTCACGCCGTACGACCCGACCAAGTACGAAGGCTTGCTGAAGCGCGTCGTCGCCCATCTGAACGACAAGAAGGCGACGCTGTACGTCAAGGACCTGTTCATGGGTTCGGACGCCGATTTCGCAGTGCCGTACCGCTTCGTTGGCGAGTACGCCACCCACGCGTTCTTCTGCGACAACATGTTCCCGAAGAACCTGCCAGGCGTGAAGGACGTCGATGCCCGCCGCTGGACCATGCTCAACGTGCCGAGCTACGTCTGCGAGCCGGAGCGTGACGGCAGCCGCTCGGAAGCGGCGGTGATCATCGACACCAAGAACCAGATCTGCATCGTCGCCGGCCGCGCCGACTATTGCGGCGTCAACAAGAAGACCATCTTCACCGTCGGCAACTACCTGCTGCCGAAGCAGGGCCGTCTGAGCATGCATTGCTCGGCGAACGTCGGCGCCAAGGGCGACGGCGCCATCCTGTTCGGCCTGTCCGGCACCGGCAAGACGACCTTGTCGGCCGATGCCTCGCGCCGCCTGATCGGCGACGACGAAACCATCTGGTCCGACAACGGCCTGTGCAACCTCGAAGGCGGCTGCTACGCCAAGCTGATTAACCTCGACAAGTCCGCCGAGCCGGTGATCGCCGAAGCGCTGTCGAAGCCGGGTACCATCATCGAGAACGTGCCGCCGTTGCCGGGCAAGACGATGGCCGAATGCCATCCGGACGAGCTCGATCTGAACGACGGCTCGCTGGCCGAAAACACCCGCTTCAGCTACCCGCTGAGCGTGGTGCCGAACGTCATGCCGAACGGCCAGGGCCCGCATCCGGAAACCATCGTGCTGCTGACCGCCGATGCCTTCGGCGTGCTGCCGCCGATCTCGATCCTGGAGCCGGAAGACGTGATGTATCACTTCGTCTCGGGTTTCACGGCGCGCGTCGCCGGCACCGAAGTCGGCGTCACCGAACCGCAGCCGACGTTCTCGGCCTGCTTCGGCGGCCCGTTCATGGCCCACAAGCCGAACGTCTACGCCAAACTGCTCGCCGAAAAGATGACCAAGCACAAGGCGCGCTGCATCCTGCTGAACACCGGCTGGAGCGGTGGCCAGTACGGCACCGGCAAGCGCATGAGCCTGAAGGTGACCCGCGCGCTGCTCAACGCCGCCCTCAACGGTGAACTGGACGGTGTGGAAACCGAGACCCAGCCGATCCTCAATCTGAAGATGCCAAAATCCTGCCCGGGCGTTGATGCCGCGATCCTCAATCCGCGCAACACCTGGACCGACAAGGAAGGCTACGACGCCACGGCGACCAAGCTGCGCGACATGTTCCGCAAGAACTTCGAGACCAAGGGCTTCGCCGCCTTCGGCATCGAGCCGCGTATCTGA
- a CDS encoding SDR family oxidoreductase, producing MNKNPQVVLITGALTGIGRATAFAFAATGAKLVVSGRRDAEGEALAAELKATGSEAIFVRADVRIEAEVRELVATAVAVFGRLDVAVNNAGTEGGGGPITEASEEVYNATFDTNVKGVLLAMKYQLPPMLAQGTGSIINLSSLAGHVGFPGAAIYAASKHAVEGLTRCAALEAAPMGVRVNAVAPGPIQTDMLDRFTGRNAEMKAGFIASVPARRSGTVDEVASTIVYLASPGAAFITGQIVTMDGGLSAQ from the coding sequence ATGAACAAGAATCCGCAGGTAGTACTGATCACGGGTGCACTGACCGGCATCGGCCGCGCCACCGCATTCGCCTTCGCGGCGACCGGCGCGAAGCTGGTGGTTTCCGGCCGCCGTGACGCTGAAGGTGAAGCCCTGGCCGCCGAACTCAAAGCCACCGGCAGCGAGGCGATCTTCGTCCGCGCCGACGTCCGCATCGAAGCGGAGGTGCGTGAGCTGGTCGCCACCGCGGTCGCGGTGTTCGGCCGGCTTGATGTCGCCGTCAACAATGCCGGTACCGAGGGTGGGGGGGGGCCGATCACCGAGGCCTCGGAAGAGGTCTACAACGCGACCTTCGATACCAATGTCAAAGGCGTGCTGCTTGCCATGAAGTACCAGTTGCCGCCAATGCTCGCGCAGGGCACGGGGAGCATCATCAATCTGTCATCGCTGGCCGGCCACGTCGGCTTTCCAGGGGCTGCGATCTACGCGGCCAGCAAGCATGCAGTGGAAGGCTTGACGCGCTGCGCCGCACTGGAAGCGGCGCCGATGGGGGTTCGTGTCAATGCCGTGGCACCGGGGCCGATCCAGACCGACATGCTCGACCGTTTCACCGGCCGCAATGCCGAGATGAAAGCCGGCTTCATCGCCAGCGTGCCGGCGCGCCGTTCCGGCACCGTCGACGAGGTGGCGTCGACCATCGTCTATCTCGCAAGTCCTGGCGCGGCATTCATCACTGGCCAGATCGTGACCATGGATGGTGGTCTGTCAGCCCAATAA
- a CDS encoding carboxymuconolactone decarboxylase family protein gives MLHFPLPTAETAPEASRATLVAIEKAWGFAPNLMRTFANSPAVVQGAWGLLGAFQQTSFTPAERELVMIAASVENACGYCTAGHSLMGKGAGLSDTQIAALRAGEALDDARLEALRRFTTAVVARRGHVGEVELQAFLASGYAPPQVLEVVLGVAAKTLTNYTDHLASVPLDDAFQSAAWTPASRKAA, from the coding sequence ATGCTCCACTTCCCGCTGCCCACTGCTGAAACCGCTCCCGAAGCCAGCCGCGCCACTTTGGTCGCGATCGAAAAAGCCTGGGGCTTCGCACCCAATCTGATGCGTACCTTCGCCAACAGTCCGGCCGTCGTGCAGGGCGCCTGGGGCTTGCTTGGCGCTTTCCAGCAGACTAGCTTCACGCCAGCCGAACGCGAACTGGTGATGATCGCCGCCAGTGTCGAGAACGCCTGCGGCTACTGCACCGCTGGTCACAGCTTGATGGGCAAGGGCGCGGGCTTGAGCGATACGCAGATTGCCGCGCTCCGGGCCGGTGAAGCGCTGGACGACGCCAGACTCGAAGCGCTGCGCAGGTTCACGACGGCCGTCGTTGCCAGACGTGGTCACGTCGGCGAGGTCGAGTTGCAGGCCTTTCTCGCCAGTGGCTACGCGCCGCCGCAGGTGCTCGAAGTGGTGCTTGGCGTCGCCGCAAAGACGCTGACCAATTACACCGATCACCTCGCTTCGGTGCCGCTGGACGACGCGTTCCAATCTGCAGCCTGGACGCCCGCCAGCCGCAAGGCGGCCTGA
- a CDS encoding LysR family transcriptional regulator, which translates to MTCFARAVETGSLSAVARELGIGQPNVSRHLASLEAQLGMRLMHRSTRKLTLTPEGERYYAEVRPALDALGEAESNARGEDRPSGLLRVSCPVALARYKILPLVKPFLEQFPEIELDLQIGDRMVDLVEDGVDVAIRVGDLRDSSLRARRIGTARRICVASIDYLAAHGTPQTPLDLPRHNCVLFSLLATGQVWPFERAPIQVSGRFRVNSPEGVRAAVLDGLGIGLMPCWLFADEIAAGKIRVLMPDWPVPSLPIHALYPEKRLLPRRARVFMDLLAAAFAADPMLRDAP; encoded by the coding sequence ATGACCTGCTTCGCCCGAGCTGTGGAAACCGGCAGCCTGTCGGCCGTGGCCCGCGAACTAGGCATCGGACAGCCTAACGTCAGCCGCCATCTGGCTTCCCTGGAGGCGCAGCTCGGCATGCGGCTGATGCACCGCTCGACCCGCAAACTGACGCTGACTCCGGAAGGCGAGCGCTACTACGCCGAGGTGCGGCCTGCGCTCGACGCGCTCGGTGAAGCCGAATCGAATGCGCGCGGTGAAGATCGGCCGTCCGGGCTGTTGAGAGTGAGTTGTCCGGTCGCGCTTGCGCGCTACAAGATCCTGCCGTTGGTAAAACCTTTCCTCGAGCAATTTCCCGAGATCGAACTGGATCTGCAGATTGGCGACCGCATGGTCGATCTGGTCGAAGATGGCGTCGATGTTGCAATCCGCGTCGGCGATCTGCGCGATTCGAGTCTGCGGGCGCGGCGCATCGGCACGGCGCGGCGAATCTGCGTCGCCAGCATCGACTACCTCGCCGCGCACGGTACGCCGCAGACACCGCTCGACCTGCCACGCCACAACTGCGTGCTGTTCTCATTGCTGGCGACCGGCCAGGTCTGGCCGTTCGAACGGGCACCGATCCAGGTCAGCGGCCGCTTTCGCGTCAACAGCCCGGAAGGCGTCCGCGCCGCCGTGCTCGACGGCCTCGGCATCGGCCTGATGCCCTGCTGGCTGTTCGCCGACGAGATTGCCGCCGGCAAAATTCGCGTGCTGATGCCGGATTGGCCGGTTCCGTCGCTGCCGATCCACGCGCTCTACCCCGAAAAGCGCCTGTTGCCACGCCGGGCCCGGGTGTTCATGGATCTGCTCGCTGCCGCCTTCGCGGCCGATCCGATGCTCCGCGACGCCCCCTAG
- a CDS encoding GspH/FimT family pseudopilin, producing MPRIQSRIVRRSACGFSLPEVMTTLAIVAITGTLAAPAVGDLMLGNRMATEANTLISALNFARSEAVGAARVVSLCPYRVVVGATDVNARYQCSDSLNWSGGWMVVRATVDEAGTASGGQQVLKLFGSLGPGDALTGSASRISYLPTGFLADASEPSFRLRPSACTEDQQRNITLSLQGRPNVAISSCTA from the coding sequence ATGCCCCGAATTCAGAGCCGAATTGTTCGCCGATCTGCTTGCGGTTTCTCGCTGCCGGAGGTGATGACGACGCTGGCGATCGTCGCGATCACCGGCACTCTGGCGGCACCGGCGGTGGGCGATCTGATGCTCGGCAACCGCATGGCGACCGAGGCCAACACGCTGATCAGCGCACTGAACTTCGCCCGCAGCGAAGCCGTTGGCGCCGCCCGGGTGGTATCGCTGTGTCCGTATCGGGTCGTCGTCGGCGCCACCGATGTCAACGCCCGCTACCAGTGCTCCGACAGCCTGAACTGGTCCGGTGGCTGGATGGTGGTGCGGGCGACGGTCGATGAAGCGGGCACGGCCAGCGGCGGTCAGCAGGTGCTGAAGCTGTTCGGCTCGCTGGGGCCCGGAGATGCGCTGACCGGCAGCGCCAGCCGCATCAGCTACCTGCCGACCGGCTTCCTCGCCGATGCCAGCGAACCGAGCTTCCGCCTGCGGCCGTCGGCTTGCACCGAAGACCAGCAGCGCAACATCACGCTCAGTCTGCAGGGACGCCCCAATGTCGCGATCTCGTCCTGCACGGCCTGA
- the pilV gene encoding type IV pilus modification protein PilV: MSRSRPARPESPTVSAARGQRGAGLIEILIAVVLLSIGLLGLASLQVLSLQHSSSAALRTEAVGQSYDLLDRMRANRAQAIGGRYNLAFGDAPSAADLAATDLASWKAALDAALPDGDGQVFVEAQVVTITVRWQEPGRSGSGAGNDGSGVVNLRTQL; this comes from the coding sequence ATGTCGCGATCTCGTCCTGCACGGCCTGAATCGCCGACGGTTTCAGCCGCGCGAGGTCAGCGCGGCGCGGGGCTGATCGAGATCCTGATCGCCGTCGTCCTGCTGTCGATCGGCCTGCTCGGTCTGGCTTCGCTGCAGGTGCTGAGCCTGCAGCACAGCAGCAGCGCAGCGCTGCGGACCGAAGCGGTCGGCCAGTCCTACGATCTGCTCGATCGCATGCGCGCGAACCGCGCCCAGGCGATCGGCGGTCGCTACAACCTCGCCTTTGGCGACGCCCCCAGCGCGGCCGATCTGGCGGCTACCGATCTGGCCAGCTGGAAGGCGGCGCTCGATGCCGCGCTGCCCGATGGCGACGGCCAGGTGTTCGTCGAAGCGCAGGTGGTGACGATCACCGTGCGCTGGCAGGAACCGGGACGATCGGGCTCTGGCGCCGGCAATGACGGCAGCGGCGTGGTCAATCTCCGCACCCAGCTGTGA
- a CDS encoding PilW family protein — protein sequence MIGPRPMRKLAGLGLIEVMIAMVIGLVLLAGIYRVYLTTARTSVTTESLAARQEAIRYISERIGQDVRMAGYRGCLSDTGEIRNALNPNPATAGSGRTEFTHSDFRYRYDRYAEGFDATASGWSPALPSSLTNVVAGTDVLTVRASLAADVFVIQDMATTSADLRINPLSPAPLAAGNIVMVSDCSGAAIFQASGYTVASSNNSLGVPVSYGNVVHNAVSSPTPGNWTQDLGRKFSAGAQLIRIGTVSYLIRNSARGSGPALWRVVDDQAQEVAEGVENLQVLYGDDSDGDRVPDVYRPASAFTTSDAWRRVVSVRVALLVAGSTRRAGSNDPHTFDLLGVSVGPFNDGRLRRVVTLTLALRNRLP from the coding sequence GTGATTGGGCCGCGCCCGATGCGGAAGCTGGCCGGCCTGGGGCTGATCGAAGTGATGATCGCGATGGTCATCGGCCTGGTGCTGCTCGCCGGCATCTACCGCGTCTACCTGACCACGGCGCGGACCTCGGTCACCACCGAATCGCTGGCGGCGCGCCAGGAAGCGATCCGCTACATCAGCGAACGCATCGGCCAGGACGTGCGCATGGCTGGCTATCGCGGCTGCCTGAGCGATACCGGCGAGATCCGCAACGCGCTGAACCCGAACCCGGCCACTGCCGGCAGCGGCCGCACCGAGTTCACCCACAGCGATTTCCGCTACCGCTATGACCGCTACGCCGAAGGCTTCGATGCCACCGCCAGCGGCTGGTCGCCGGCGCTGCCGAGCAGCCTGACCAACGTCGTGGCTGGCACCGATGTGCTGACCGTCCGTGCCAGTCTCGCGGCCGATGTCTTCGTGATCCAGGACATGGCCACCACCTCGGCCGATCTGCGCATCAACCCGCTGAGCCCGGCGCCACTGGCGGCCGGCAATATCGTCATGGTCAGCGACTGCTCGGGCGCTGCGATCTTCCAGGCCAGCGGCTACACGGTGGCCAGCAGCAACAATTCGCTGGGCGTGCCGGTGAGCTATGGCAACGTCGTGCACAACGCGGTCAGCTCGCCCACGCCCGGCAACTGGACCCAGGACCTCGGCCGCAAGTTCAGCGCCGGCGCCCAGCTGATCCGCATCGGCACGGTCAGCTACCTGATTCGCAACAGCGCCCGCGGCAGCGGCCCGGCGCTCTGGCGGGTGGTCGACGACCAGGCGCAGGAAGTCGCTGAAGGCGTCGAGAATCTGCAGGTGCTGTACGGCGACGACAGCGACGGCGACCGCGTCCCCGATGTCTATCGCCCGGCCAGCGCCTTCACCACCAGCGACGCTTGGCGCCGCGTGGTCAGCGTGCGCGTGGCATTGCTGGTGGCCGGCAGCACTCGTCGCGCCGGCAGCAATGATCCGCATACCTTCGATCTGCTCGGCGTCAGCGTCGGCCCGTTCAATGATGGCCGTCTGCGCCGGGTCGTGACCCTGACGTTGGCGCTACGGAATCGTCTGCCATGA
- a CDS encoding pilus assembly PilX family protein — protein sequence MKPRREQGVVLMVGLVVLMVLSLLAIGSMRATTLEERMSHNSQDRQIAFQVAEAALREAELVLTQPMLPTFVAINSPAADGFYLPDPPNPDTPSVAYKPVWQRTAADAAYPSWRPASVTSDAPPAPIDLARGEYLIEQLEVIEETAPGESLQADAAEDRRERIIYRISARAWGANAAAEPAPVVLLQSTFKR from the coding sequence ATGAAACCGCGTCGCGAACAGGGCGTGGTGCTGATGGTTGGCCTGGTGGTGCTGATGGTGCTGTCCTTGCTGGCGATCGGCTCGATGCGCGCCACGACGCTCGAAGAGCGGATGAGCCACAACAGTCAGGATCGCCAGATCGCATTCCAGGTGGCCGAAGCGGCGCTGCGTGAAGCCGAACTGGTGCTGACCCAGCCGATGCTGCCGACCTTCGTCGCCATCAACAGCCCGGCCGCCGATGGTTTCTATCTGCCCGATCCGCCGAACCCGGATACGCCGAGCGTTGCCTACAAGCCGGTGTGGCAGCGCACTGCCGCCGATGCGGCGTACCCCTCGTGGCGGCCAGCCTCGGTGACCAGCGATGCGCCACCGGCGCCGATCGATCTCGCGCGCGGCGAGTACCTGATCGAGCAACTCGAAGTGATCGAGGAAACCGCGCCCGGCGAAAGCCTGCAGGCCGATGCTGCCGAGGATCGCCGCGAACGGATCATCTACCGGATCAGCGCCCGCGCCTGGGGCGCGAACGCGGCTGCGGAACCGGCGCCGGTGGTGTTGCTGCAGTCGACGTTCAAGCGCTGA
- a CDS encoding pilus assembly protein, with product MRAPIASCIAVALLVISSSAQAVIPLSNAPLFLSTAVSPNVMLLFDNSGSMENVTWADSYNPSTTYADWSPRTCGNNNNTQCWTATDGNVGIGDINVGGCSNSRREGRQNGSGTRKCLSLPTPSGTDTRYTGNYLNYLFATYASNSNLTTGTIPNESRLSAAKNVATSIVNANPTLRWGLARFNPPISGGDQGPGGKVVANCGSAPATVTSAINALAADSNTPLAETFYEITRYFRGLSSYYNTGTYTSPVQYRCQKNFVIVVTDGFPTYDSSFPTNDPDDLANSFLSLPNWDAKAPSTTSATYPFFPRYSDGFRGQSGTSESQEAWTLYLDDLAKFGYDTDLKKSGNDLTGVSYEDATFKMQRIQTYSIGLAINNQMLQDAAEYGQGKSYTANNASQLQIALQNALNDIAARTSAAASIATNSTRLTADTAIYQARFATGDWSGQLLALPVRLDGTVGTPIWDAALRLPAAASRNILTYDPTRALGSRGRSFLWAQLNSTQIAALNKDSAGTTDSNGQNRLGWLRGDRTNEGDTAPALRRRSATTVLGDVVNSDPAFAGQQDYGYARLPGTEGTSYTAFRDSAAYKARPAMVYVGANDGMLHGFRATDGVEQLAYVPDAVYSGLSAISGQTWNQNHRYLVDGAVRLLDARVNGNWKTVLLGTLGGGGKSVFALDVTDPASFGTSNVLWEFTPTSDVDMGYSYPQAAIVRLANGQWAALIANGYNSTNGKAVLYLVKLDDGSVIRKFDTGVGSDNGMSAPIPVDVDGDRVTDLIYAGDLKGNMWKIDVRGSNPATWDFAFKSGTTPVPLYRACSADPCTTSNRQPITARAEVGIHPDGGYLVYFGTGSYFRSDDNTVGTVGNTFYAIRDADNGSAPPNSRASLLGQQVITTVTQAFGSQTEKVRATTNNTPTASQLGWYLNLPDAGERQVSTPILRGGAVIFTTLIPNTAACGFGGDSYLMEIDAVSGSRRVTTPFDLNRDTAFNSEDQIVVGGVRMSVSGRQSKEGIIKTPAIIATGAFEVKLASGTTGGIDTTIEPPPGVEPGGRLSWRQMR from the coding sequence ATGCGCGCACCCATCGCCTCTTGTATTGCCGTCGCACTGCTCGTCATCAGCAGTTCCGCGCAGGCGGTCATCCCGCTGTCGAACGCGCCGCTGTTCCTGTCCACCGCCGTGTCGCCGAACGTGATGCTGCTGTTCGACAACTCCGGCAGCATGGAGAACGTCACCTGGGCCGATAGTTACAACCCGTCGACGACCTACGCCGACTGGAGCCCGCGCACCTGCGGCAACAACAACAATACGCAGTGCTGGACCGCGACCGATGGCAACGTCGGAATTGGCGACATCAATGTCGGCGGTTGTTCCAACAGCCGCCGCGAAGGGCGCCAGAATGGGTCCGGCACGCGCAAATGCCTGAGCTTGCCGACACCTTCCGGCACCGATACCCGCTACACCGGCAACTACCTGAACTATCTGTTCGCAACGTATGCGAGCAACAGCAATCTCACCACCGGCACCATCCCCAACGAGTCCCGGCTGAGCGCGGCGAAAAATGTCGCGACCAGCATCGTCAACGCCAATCCGACCCTGCGCTGGGGCCTGGCGCGCTTCAATCCGCCCATCAGCGGCGGCGACCAGGGACCGGGCGGCAAGGTGGTCGCGAACTGCGGCAGTGCACCAGCGACCGTTACCAGCGCGATCAATGCGCTGGCCGCCGACAGCAACACGCCGCTGGCCGAAACCTTCTACGAAATCACCCGCTACTTCCGCGGCTTGAGTTCGTACTACAACACCGGCACCTACACGAGTCCGGTGCAGTACCGCTGCCAGAAGAACTTCGTCATCGTCGTCACCGACGGCTTCCCGACCTACGACAGCAGCTTTCCGACCAACGATCCGGACGATCTCGCCAACAGCTTCCTGAGCCTGCCGAACTGGGATGCCAAGGCGCCGTCGACGACCTCGGCGACCTATCCGTTCTTCCCGCGCTACTCGGACGGCTTCCGCGGCCAGAGCGGCACCAGCGAAAGCCAGGAAGCCTGGACGCTGTATCTCGACGATCTGGCCAAGTTCGGCTACGACACCGACCTGAAGAAATCCGGCAACGACCTGACCGGCGTCAGCTACGAAGATGCGACGTTCAAGATGCAGCGCATCCAGACCTATTCGATCGGCCTGGCGATCAACAACCAGATGCTGCAGGACGCCGCCGAATACGGGCAGGGCAAGTCGTACACCGCGAACAATGCTTCGCAGCTGCAGATCGCCCTGCAGAACGCGCTCAACGACATCGCCGCGCGGACCAGCGCCGCGGCATCGATCGCGACCAATTCCACACGCCTGACCGCCGATACCGCGATCTACCAGGCGCGCTTCGCCACCGGCGACTGGAGCGGCCAACTGCTGGCACTGCCGGTGCGGCTCGACGGCACCGTCGGCACGCCGATCTGGGACGCCGCCCTGCGCTTGCCGGCCGCCGCGAGCCGCAACATCCTGACCTACGATCCGACGCGGGCGCTGGGCAGCCGCGGCCGCAGCTTCCTCTGGGCTCAGCTGAACAGCACCCAGATCGCGGCGCTGAACAAGGACAGCGCCGGCACTACCGACAGCAACGGTCAGAACCGCCTCGGCTGGCTGCGCGGCGATCGAACCAACGAAGGCGACACCGCGCCCGCGCTGCGCCGTCGCAGTGCCACCACCGTGCTTGGCGACGTCGTCAATTCCGATCCCGCCTTCGCCGGCCAGCAGGACTACGGCTATGCCCGCCTGCCGGGCACCGAGGGCACCAGCTACACGGCGTTCCGCGATAGCGCCGCCTACAAGGCCCGCCCGGCGATGGTCTATGTCGGCGCCAACGACGGCATGCTGCACGGCTTCCGCGCCACTGACGGCGTCGAGCAACTGGCCTACGTGCCGGATGCTGTCTACAGCGGCCTGAGCGCCATCAGTGGCCAGACCTGGAACCAGAACCATCGCTATCTGGTCGACGGCGCGGTGCGCCTGCTCGATGCCCGGGTCAACGGCAACTGGAAAACGGTGTTGCTCGGCACGCTCGGCGGCGGCGGCAAATCGGTGTTCGCGCTGGACGTGACCGATCCCGCCAGCTTCGGCACCAGCAACGTCCTGTGGGAGTTCACGCCGACCAGCGATGTCGACATGGGCTACTCGTATCCGCAGGCGGCGATCGTGCGGCTGGCCAACGGCCAGTGGGCGGCACTGATCGCCAACGGCTACAACAGCACCAACGGCAAGGCCGTGCTGTATCTGGTCAAGCTCGACGACGGCAGCGTGATCCGCAAGTTCGACACCGGTGTCGGCAGCGACAACGGCATGTCGGCGCCGATCCCGGTCGATGTCGACGGCGACCGGGTCACCGATCTGATCTACGCCGGCGATCTGAAAGGCAATATGTGGAAGATCGACGTCCGCGGCAGCAATCCGGCGACCTGGGATTTCGCCTTCAAGAGCGGCACCACGCCAGTGCCGCTATATCGTGCCTGCAGCGCCGACCCCTGCACCACCAGCAATCGCCAGCCGATCACCGCGCGGGCCGAAGTGGGCATCCATCCGGACGGCGGCTATCTCGTCTACTTCGGCACCGGTTCGTACTTCCGTAGCGACGACAACACCGTCGGCACGGTCGGCAACACGTTCTATGCGATCCGCGATGCCGACAACGGCAGTGCGCCGCCGAACAGCCGGGCTTCGCTGCTCGGCCAGCAGGTAATCACCACCGTGACTCAGGCTTTCGGCAGCCAGACCGAGAAAGTCCGCGCCACCACCAACAACACGCCGACCGCCAGCCAGCTCGGCTGGTATCTGAACCTGCCGGACGCCGGCGAGCGCCAGGTATCGACGCCGATCCTCAGAGGTGGCGCAGTGATCTTCACCACGCTGATCCCGAACACCGCGGCCTGCGGCTTCGGTGGCGACAGCTACCTGATGGAGATCGACGCAGTCAGCGGCTCACGTCGCGTCACCACACCGTTCGATCTCAACCGCGACACCGCCTTCAACAGCGAGGACCAGATCGTGGTCGGCGGTGTGCGGATGTCGGTCAGTGGCCGGCAATCGAAGGAAGGCATCATCAAGACGCCGGCGATCATCGCCACCGGCGCCTTCGAGGTGAAGCTGGCCAGTGGCACCACCGGCGGCATCGATACGACCATCGAACCGCCGCCCGGCGTCGAGCCTGGTGGCCGTCTGTCCTGGAGACAGATGCGATGA
- a CDS encoding type IV pilin protein yields the protein MRRRQRGFTLIELMVVVTVIALLAMIALPSYQNSVRKSRRTDARIALIELAQTLERCQTQFGRYDDSACVIVSPQDSADHRYSVTVVRDASSYTLSATAQGVQADDLICRSFSLNQLAERSAVDSSGAATSACW from the coding sequence ATGAGGCGCAGACAAAGAGGCTTTACCCTGATCGAGCTGATGGTGGTGGTCACGGTGATCGCGCTGCTCGCGATGATTGCCCTGCCCAGCTACCAGAACAGCGTGCGCAAGAGCCGCCGCACCGATGCGCGGATCGCGCTGATCGAACTGGCCCAGACCCTGGAACGCTGCCAGACCCAGTTCGGTCGCTATGACGATTCCGCCTGCGTGATCGTCAGCCCGCAGGACAGCGCCGATCATCGCTACAGCGTCACCGTGGTCCGTGACGCCAGCAGCTATACGCTGAGCGCGACCGCTCAAGGTGTGCAGGCCGATGACCTGATCTGCCGCAGCTTCAGCCTGAATCAGCTGGCCGAACGCAGCGCCGTCGACAGCAGCGGTGCAGCCACAAGCGCCTGCTGGTAA